In a single window of the Methylococcus sp. Mc7 genome:
- a CDS encoding GH36-type glycosyl hydrolase domain-containing protein — protein MLKRPERRRHARVEHPGGDETPIRFELFSAERLEQHAVSLAQAQKISSRKEGRKLIPRVRENSRVLLAAYKAVAKAVREQHAITPAEEWLLDNFHVVEEQVIDNHVDLPESYYRELPKLAEGVLAGYPRVYGIAWALMAHTDSRFAPELLTLFVRAYQTVEPLTLGELWAIPSTLRVLLVENLRRLAVRIMRSQTARRAADEFVDQVERIAAQTDKPDQPLPAAVLPAPPLRQAYAVQILQRLHDPHPGAALSLDFLNDWLNEQGVSLDEIVHREHADQVADNLTVRNIITSMRAISAFEWPQFVEDVSLVDKCLRAHDGYGAMDFLTRDRYRHAIEDLARRSPHSEVEIARRVIDKVQRFSEHVTTDGRQQEPGYYLISAGRYAFEREVDYRPSLKQRLLRAYMAHAGLAYVGSLGVLTLLLLSLPLRASFTAGLSEFELFLLALFGAFPASDIAVGLVNRLIIASLPPRHLPRLELKDGVPERLSTFVVVPTMFVNEAGIKAQVEQMEIRYLSNPDGQVRFALLSDWADAEEETLPNDDRLLSVAAASVAALNAKYGERRFFVFHRKRLWNPCEGKWMGWERKRGKLHEFNRLLRGAADTSFLPIDGKPAAAPPGVCYVITLDADTKLPMGVVPQLVGVAAHPLNRPVFDPATQCVVEGYGILQPRVTPTLPQRLERSMFHQIFAGASGTDAYASEVSELYQDLFALGTYSGKGLYHVDTFEAALALRVPDNTQLSHDLFESVFARCALVSDIEFFEEFPSHTEVAASREHRWARGDWQLLPWIFGARGKGMPMIGRWKMLDNLRRSLSAPGTLCALVTIWAIPNAPQSILIGFVLTALAFPAILATASGFRSPRRGISLGTHLRAAGEDVLWAIGNSLVALTLLAQHAWLMVDAIVSTLVRLFITRRQLLKWVTALQAKTAAGHALTNLIRPLRNSSTIVMGAGAVVLFFNPAGIEDAAPFLLLWWLAPVAARALSLPPRLDRAECLEPRDSVQLRLIGRRIWRFFTTFVTAEENHLPPDNFQEDPLPVIAHRSSPTNFGLYLLSVVAARDFGWLGLIDTVDRIEATLTTLAALPRLHGHYYNWYDTRDLHMLEPRYVSTVDSGNLAGHLLALAEACRETLTRPLAFSTALTGLLDTHQLLTAALAKISDDRRTLTVTLKELRQKVGVLGDLLGSQPADPAGWSLLWRQSTLCADTLLDLARAYAAERGDAGDSEVLAWATLLCDDIRSHARDVDSLVPWIHFADRLEAGAESESQCPHPAAFRQQLTLETHLSDLAGCYALGLAYLEASPDGPLEPSDLDALAMVLRSAGERAEALTDRLEKMAAQLDTLFHEMDFRFLYEAGCHMFALGYRVAEGTLDPSYYDLLASEARLSSFVAIAKRDVPSTHWFHLGRRVTRAAHGTVLLSWSGSMFEYLMPSLVTFTPRYSLLDQTCRLVVKRQIEYGKERGVPWGVSESAFNGRDLSFIYQYAAFGVPGLGMKRGLGEELVIAPYATALAAMYLPHAAVENFERLEKEGALGRFGFYEALDFTPIRLAEGQRFAMVRCYMAHHQGMSLVAFSNVVHDGAMRHRFHRAPLIQAADLLLQERIPRGADTRSMPFLQVLSEVKESVQPPVRRVPSPTSSVPSAHLLSNGRYAVMITASGSGYSLWRNLAVTRWREDVTRDAWGSYIYLRDVASGQVWSAGYQPTAAAPDHYEVVFLEDRVRITRMDGSIASTLEIVVSPEDDAEIRRLSLTNNGALTREIEITSYAEVVLAPFPADIAHPAFSNLFVQTEYLPQAHGLIAQRRQRAAGDPKIWAAHLLADGRTGDGLQYETDRARFVGRGQTLREPIAVMDGRPLTNTVGAVLDPIFSLRTRVRIAAGATEHVTFTTLVAASRQAVEDAADKYHNVAAWDRVSAQAWTHAHVQLHHLRTKPDEAQLFQNLANRLLYADPSLRPAGKLMQMNTLDRSGLWRHGISGDRPIALLSVTQPEDRTIVEQLLRAHEYWRMKGLAVDLVILNAKELSYVEDLQTLLEGMVRENQALSARHEHGDHGAIFVMRGDQLSAEERLLLQTVARAVLVSHRGTLAEQLLRHPRPAAAFVAPKALPVPGAHSPRWALPTLEFFNGLGGFSDDGREYVIVLDSGQWTPAPWINVIANADFGFMVSELGSGCTWCGNSRENQLTPWSNDPVCDPPGEVLYLRDDETNELWSPTALPIRVDNASYVIRHGQGYSRFEHASHGIHSELLQFVSPDDPVKISSLTLKNISGRTRRLTVAAYVEWVLGASRTVTAAHIITELDPETGALFAYNPWDVEFGHRIAFADLAGRQTGWTGNRAEFIGRNGSLDAPAGLLRPKALRNRVGAGLDPCAALETVIELEPNGRAEIVFLLGQGNDRAHAGELVRRYRATEVAATFSRVTQSWEQMLGKIQVKTPDRELDLLLNRWLLYQSLSCRMWARAGFYQVGGAFGFRDQLQDSMALVVTRPDLTRAHLLRAAARQFVEGDVQHWWHPPTGRGVRTHFSDDRVWLPYAVAHYIKVTGDAGVLEEELPFLEGPTLAPEQDDAYYEPTPSAQQASLFEHCARALDLSLETGSHGLPLMGSGDWNDGMNRVGHQGKGESVWLAWFLTATLSEFATVAEARGDNERAMRWREHAGQLKAAVETEGWDGAWYRRAYFDDGTPLGSAANAECRIDSIAQSWGVISGAAEAERAQRAMLSVREYLIRYGDDLVLLFTPPFDKTERDPGYIKSYPPGVRENGGQYTHAAIWSVIAYAMLGDGDQAAELMRMLNPINRTATRTGVYAYKVEPYVLPADIYAEPPHVRRGGWTWYTGAAGWFYRAGLEWILGLQVRANRLVFDPCIPRAWHNYSIVYQHGNASYEVTIENPNGVARGVAAIELDGVRQLDGNSIALQDDRQQHRVRVLLG, from the coding sequence ATGTTGAAAAGGCCAGAACGAAGGCGGCACGCTAGAGTGGAGCATCCGGGGGGAGATGAGACACCCATCCGGTTCGAGCTGTTCAGCGCCGAACGGCTCGAACAACATGCAGTGAGTTTGGCGCAAGCGCAAAAAATCAGTAGCCGCAAGGAAGGACGGAAACTGATCCCGAGGGTGCGCGAGAATTCCCGGGTGTTGCTTGCGGCCTATAAAGCCGTCGCCAAGGCGGTGCGCGAGCAACACGCCATCACGCCGGCCGAGGAGTGGCTCCTCGATAATTTTCATGTGGTCGAAGAGCAGGTCATCGACAACCATGTCGACTTGCCCGAAAGCTATTACCGGGAACTGCCCAAGTTGGCCGAGGGCGTACTCGCCGGCTATCCCCGCGTCTACGGCATCGCCTGGGCCTTGATGGCCCATACGGACAGCCGCTTCGCCCCGGAGTTGCTAACGCTGTTCGTGCGGGCGTACCAAACCGTCGAGCCCCTCACGCTCGGTGAACTCTGGGCGATACCGAGTACTCTACGGGTCCTGCTGGTCGAAAATCTTCGCCGTCTGGCGGTTCGCATCATGCGTTCCCAAACCGCCCGTCGAGCGGCGGATGAATTCGTTGATCAGGTCGAACGAATCGCCGCTCAAACCGATAAGCCAGACCAGCCGCTTCCCGCGGCGGTATTACCCGCCCCCCCGCTGCGTCAGGCGTACGCCGTCCAGATCCTGCAGCGTTTGCACGACCCGCATCCGGGCGCCGCGCTCTCCCTCGATTTTCTGAATGACTGGCTCAACGAGCAAGGCGTCAGTCTCGATGAGATCGTGCATCGGGAACACGCCGATCAAGTCGCCGATAACCTGACGGTCCGTAACATCATCACCAGCATGCGCGCCATCTCTGCGTTCGAGTGGCCCCAATTCGTCGAGGACGTCAGCCTGGTGGATAAGTGCCTGCGCGCTCACGACGGCTACGGTGCGATGGACTTCCTGACCCGTGATCGCTACCGCCACGCGATCGAGGATCTCGCCAGACGCTCGCCGCATTCGGAGGTGGAGATCGCTCGCAGGGTGATCGACAAGGTCCAGCGCTTCAGCGAGCACGTTACGACCGACGGACGACAGCAGGAACCGGGCTACTATTTGATCAGTGCCGGCCGGTACGCGTTCGAACGGGAAGTGGATTATCGGCCGTCGTTGAAACAACGGCTGTTGCGCGCCTATATGGCCCACGCGGGGCTCGCTTATGTGGGGAGTCTCGGAGTGTTGACGCTGTTGTTGCTCTCACTTCCTTTGCGCGCGAGCTTCACGGCGGGGCTTAGCGAATTTGAACTGTTCTTGCTCGCGCTGTTCGGCGCATTTCCCGCCTCGGATATCGCCGTGGGCCTGGTGAACCGGCTCATCATTGCGAGCCTTCCGCCGCGTCACCTGCCTCGGCTCGAACTGAAGGACGGCGTGCCCGAGAGGCTGAGCACGTTCGTCGTCGTACCGACGATGTTCGTCAATGAGGCCGGAATTAAGGCGCAGGTCGAGCAGATGGAAATCCGCTATCTGTCCAATCCGGACGGCCAGGTGCGCTTTGCCCTGTTGTCCGATTGGGCAGACGCGGAGGAGGAAACGCTGCCGAACGATGACCGGCTGCTAAGTGTAGCCGCGGCCTCGGTGGCCGCGCTCAACGCCAAGTACGGCGAACGACGATTCTTTGTATTCCACCGTAAACGGTTGTGGAATCCATGCGAAGGCAAGTGGATGGGGTGGGAGCGCAAACGCGGCAAGCTGCACGAGTTCAACCGTCTGTTGCGTGGCGCCGCCGATACGTCTTTTCTCCCGATCGACGGTAAGCCGGCCGCCGCACCGCCCGGTGTCTGTTATGTCATTACCCTCGATGCCGACACGAAGTTGCCTATGGGCGTCGTGCCGCAATTGGTGGGCGTGGCCGCCCATCCGCTGAACCGGCCGGTGTTCGATCCGGCTACCCAATGTGTTGTCGAAGGCTACGGCATCCTCCAGCCGCGCGTGACACCGACCCTGCCGCAGCGGCTGGAGCGCTCGATGTTTCACCAGATCTTTGCCGGCGCCTCCGGTACGGACGCCTACGCCAGCGAAGTATCCGAACTTTATCAGGACCTGTTCGCACTCGGTACTTACAGCGGTAAGGGCTTGTATCACGTAGACACTTTCGAAGCCGCGCTGGCCCTGCGGGTACCGGACAACACCCAGCTTAGTCATGACTTGTTCGAGAGCGTATTCGCGCGTTGCGCGCTGGTGAGCGATATCGAGTTTTTCGAGGAATTTCCTTCCCATACCGAGGTCGCAGCATCGCGCGAGCACCGTTGGGCACGCGGCGATTGGCAGTTGTTACCGTGGATCTTTGGCGCTCGCGGCAAGGGTATGCCCATGATCGGACGCTGGAAGATGCTCGACAATTTGCGGCGATCTCTCTCGGCCCCGGGGACCTTGTGTGCATTGGTCACAATCTGGGCCATCCCGAATGCACCGCAGTCGATCCTAATCGGGTTCGTGCTGACGGCGCTGGCCTTTCCCGCGATTCTGGCGACCGCGAGTGGGTTCAGGTCGCCCCGTCGCGGTATCTCGCTGGGCACCCATCTGCGTGCGGCGGGAGAGGATGTGCTATGGGCAATTGGCAACAGCCTGGTGGCGCTGACCTTGCTCGCGCAACACGCTTGGCTGATGGTGGACGCCATCGTCAGTACCCTGGTGCGGCTATTCATTACCCGGCGCCAATTGCTGAAGTGGGTCACCGCCCTGCAGGCAAAGACAGCGGCAGGTCACGCGCTCACAAACCTCATCCGGCCCCTGCGCAACTCGTCTACGATCGTCATGGGTGCCGGCGCCGTGGTGCTGTTTTTCAATCCGGCCGGCATCGAGGACGCTGCGCCGTTCCTGCTGTTATGGTGGCTGGCACCGGTCGCCGCCCGCGCGTTGAGCCTCCCGCCCAGACTGGATCGGGCAGAATGCCTGGAGCCTCGGGATAGCGTGCAATTGCGTTTGATCGGAAGGCGGATCTGGCGCTTTTTCACTACCTTCGTGACGGCGGAAGAGAACCATTTGCCGCCGGATAATTTTCAGGAGGACCCGCTACCCGTTATCGCCCATCGCAGTTCGCCCACCAATTTCGGCCTCTATCTATTGTCCGTCGTGGCCGCCCGTGATTTCGGCTGGCTCGGGCTGATAGACACCGTCGACCGGATCGAAGCCACGCTGACGACACTCGCCGCGCTGCCGCGTCTGCACGGCCACTACTACAACTGGTACGACACCCGCGATCTGCACATGCTGGAACCCCGCTATGTGTCGACCGTGGACAGCGGCAACCTGGCGGGGCATCTGCTCGCGCTGGCCGAGGCGTGCCGGGAAACACTGACGCGACCGCTCGCGTTCTCCACCGCGTTGACCGGCCTTTTGGATACCCATCAACTGCTCACGGCCGCGCTCGCAAAAATCAGCGACGACAGGCGTACGCTCACCGTGACGCTGAAAGAGTTGCGACAAAAAGTAGGCGTCCTCGGGGACCTTTTGGGAAGCCAGCCTGCTGACCCGGCCGGATGGAGTCTGTTGTGGCGGCAGTCGACACTCTGCGCCGACACGCTGCTGGACCTGGCACGTGCCTATGCCGCCGAACGCGGCGACGCGGGCGACAGCGAAGTGTTGGCGTGGGCTACGTTGCTGTGCGACGACATCCGCTCTCACGCGCGCGATGTGGATAGCCTGGTTCCCTGGATCCATTTCGCGGACCGCCTCGAAGCCGGGGCGGAATCGGAATCGCAGTGCCCTCATCCTGCGGCGTTCCGGCAACAGCTGACCCTGGAGACTCACCTGAGTGACCTCGCCGGCTGCTATGCCCTGGGCTTGGCCTACCTTGAGGCATCGCCTGACGGACCCTTGGAACCAAGTGATCTGGACGCACTGGCGATGGTGCTGCGGAGCGCCGGAGAACGGGCCGAAGCGCTCACGGACCGCCTGGAGAAGATGGCCGCACAGCTGGACACCTTGTTCCACGAAATGGATTTCCGCTTTCTTTATGAAGCCGGATGCCACATGTTCGCACTCGGGTATCGTGTGGCGGAAGGTACCCTCGATCCCAGCTATTACGATCTGCTTGCCTCCGAGGCTCGCCTCTCCAGTTTCGTCGCGATCGCCAAGCGCGATGTGCCGAGCACGCACTGGTTCCACCTCGGCCGCCGGGTGACACGCGCTGCGCATGGCACCGTGCTGCTGTCGTGGTCGGGGTCGATGTTCGAATACCTGATGCCTTCCCTGGTGACCTTTACCCCACGTTACAGCCTGCTCGATCAGACCTGCCGCCTGGTGGTCAAACGACAGATCGAATATGGCAAAGAACGGGGCGTGCCGTGGGGCGTGTCGGAGTCGGCTTTCAACGGCCGCGACCTCTCCTTCATCTATCAATACGCCGCATTTGGCGTACCCGGCCTGGGGATGAAGCGAGGCCTCGGCGAAGAACTGGTGATTGCTCCCTACGCCACCGCCTTGGCCGCGATGTACCTCCCGCATGCCGCCGTGGAAAACTTCGAGCGATTGGAAAAGGAGGGCGCATTGGGCCGCTTCGGCTTCTATGAAGCGCTCGATTTCACCCCGATCCGGCTTGCGGAGGGCCAGCGCTTCGCGATGGTGCGTTGCTACATGGCCCACCACCAGGGCATGTCCCTGGTGGCCTTCTCCAATGTGGTGCATGACGGGGCAATGCGCCATCGCTTCCACCGCGCGCCACTGATCCAGGCGGCCGACTTGTTGCTGCAGGAGCGCATTCCGCGGGGCGCGGATACCCGCAGTATGCCGTTTCTCCAGGTTCTTTCCGAAGTCAAGGAATCCGTGCAACCCCCGGTCCGGCGCGTGCCTTCCCCCACGTCTTCCGTCCCTTCGGCGCATCTGCTGTCCAACGGCCGTTACGCGGTGATGATCACCGCCTCCGGATCGGGCTACAGCCTATGGCGAAACTTGGCGGTGACGCGCTGGCGCGAAGACGTGACGCGGGATGCCTGGGGCAGTTATATCTATTTGCGCGATGTAGCGAGCGGCCAGGTGTGGTCAGCCGGGTACCAGCCGACGGCGGCAGCTCCCGACCATTATGAGGTGGTCTTTCTCGAAGACCGTGTCCGTATCACCCGCATGGACGGCAGCATAGCCAGTACCCTGGAGATCGTCGTCTCGCCCGAGGACGATGCGGAAATCCGTCGCTTGAGTTTGACCAATAATGGGGCACTCACTCGGGAAATCGAAATCACCTCCTATGCGGAAGTCGTACTCGCACCCTTTCCTGCGGACATCGCACATCCGGCTTTTTCCAATCTGTTCGTCCAGACCGAGTATCTGCCCCAGGCGCATGGGTTGATCGCGCAGCGGCGCCAGCGTGCGGCCGGCGACCCGAAAATCTGGGCAGCCCACCTGCTGGCCGACGGCCGAACCGGTGACGGGCTCCAATACGAAACCGACCGGGCCCGCTTTGTCGGACGTGGACAAACGTTGCGGGAACCGATTGCGGTGATGGACGGGCGTCCCCTGACCAACACCGTTGGCGCCGTCCTCGATCCGATATTCAGTCTGCGCACACGGGTTCGGATTGCCGCAGGTGCAACCGAACACGTGACGTTCACGACCCTGGTCGCTGCCTCACGCCAGGCAGTGGAGGATGCCGCCGACAAATACCACAACGTGGCTGCGTGGGACCGGGTGTCCGCTCAGGCGTGGACGCACGCCCATGTGCAGCTGCATCATCTGCGGACCAAGCCGGACGAGGCCCAGCTGTTTCAAAATCTGGCCAACCGCCTGCTCTACGCCGATCCCTCGCTGCGTCCGGCCGGCAAGTTGATGCAGATGAATACCTTGGACCGCTCCGGGCTGTGGCGGCACGGTATCTCGGGAGATCGGCCGATCGCGTTGCTGAGCGTCACGCAGCCTGAAGACCGGACCATCGTCGAGCAATTGCTGCGCGCCCACGAGTACTGGCGCATGAAAGGCCTTGCCGTCGACCTGGTGATCTTGAACGCAAAGGAGTTGTCGTACGTCGAGGATCTGCAGACTCTGTTGGAGGGCATGGTGCGGGAGAACCAGGCGCTTTCGGCCCGTCACGAGCATGGGGACCACGGTGCGATTTTTGTCATGCGGGGCGATCAGCTCTCGGCGGAAGAGCGGCTTCTGCTCCAAACGGTTGCACGTGCGGTGCTCGTCAGCCATCGGGGCACGCTGGCAGAGCAACTGTTGAGGCACCCCCGACCGGCGGCCGCTTTCGTTGCTCCAAAAGCCTTGCCCGTTCCCGGAGCCCATTCGCCACGGTGGGCGTTGCCCACGCTCGAATTCTTCAACGGTCTCGGTGGGTTTAGCGACGACGGACGCGAATACGTGATCGTGCTCGACAGCGGCCAATGGACACCGGCCCCCTGGATCAATGTGATAGCCAATGCTGATTTCGGCTTTATGGTCTCGGAGTTGGGCAGCGGCTGCACCTGGTGTGGCAACAGCCGCGAAAATCAGTTGACACCCTGGTCGAACGATCCGGTCTGTGATCCCCCCGGGGAAGTCTTGTATTTGCGTGACGATGAGACGAACGAGTTGTGGAGTCCGACCGCCTTGCCGATCAGGGTCGATAATGCGAGCTATGTGATTCGCCATGGGCAGGGATACAGCCGTTTCGAGCACGCCTCCCATGGGATTCATAGCGAGCTTCTGCAATTCGTCAGCCCGGACGATCCGGTGAAGATCTCGTCTTTAACGCTGAAGAATATTTCCGGGCGAACCCGCCGGCTGACGGTCGCGGCCTACGTGGAATGGGTGCTCGGTGCCTCGCGTACCGTGACGGCAGCTCACATCATCACCGAGCTTGATCCGGAAACGGGCGCCCTGTTCGCTTACAACCCCTGGGACGTGGAATTCGGCCATCGCATCGCATTCGCCGATCTCGCCGGTCGGCAGACCGGGTGGACCGGGAATCGGGCTGAATTCATCGGCCGTAACGGGAGCCTGGATGCACCGGCGGGCTTGCTGCGTCCCAAGGCGCTGAGAAACCGCGTCGGCGCCGGGCTGGATCCTTGCGCAGCACTGGAGACGGTGATCGAACTCGAGCCCAACGGTCGAGCCGAGATCGTATTCCTGCTGGGACAAGGCAATGATCGTGCCCATGCCGGCGAGTTGGTTCGGCGTTATCGAGCAACCGAGGTCGCCGCGACGTTTAGCCGGGTGACGCAGTCGTGGGAGCAAATGCTCGGCAAGATTCAAGTGAAAACACCGGACCGGGAGCTCGATCTCCTGTTGAACCGCTGGCTGCTGTACCAATCCCTGAGCTGCCGCATGTGGGCTCGGGCCGGGTTCTATCAGGTGGGCGGGGCATTCGGCTTTCGCGATCAACTGCAGGACAGCATGGCGCTGGTGGTTACTCGGCCCGATCTGACCCGCGCCCATCTCCTGCGCGCTGCGGCGCGCCAGTTCGTCGAGGGCGATGTGCAACATTGGTGGCATCCACCCACCGGCCGCGGCGTACGTACCCATTTTTCCGACGACCGGGTCTGGCTGCCCTACGCCGTGGCCCACTACATCAAAGTGACCGGCGATGCCGGCGTGCTTGAGGAGGAACTACCCTTTCTGGAGGGCCCCACGCTGGCGCCGGAGCAGGATGACGCCTATTACGAGCCGACCCCGTCGGCCCAGCAAGCGAGTCTTTTCGAGCACTGCGCACGTGCGCTCGACCTGAGCCTGGAAACGGGCTCGCACGGGCTGCCCCTGATGGGGAGTGGTGACTGGAATGACGGTATGAACCGGGTCGGCCACCAAGGCAAGGGGGAGAGCGTATGGCTGGCCTGGTTCCTGACCGCCACGCTCTCCGAATTCGCAACTGTGGCGGAGGCGCGGGGAGATAACGAGCGCGCCATGCGCTGGCGTGAACACGCCGGCCAACTCAAGGCCGCTGTGGAAACGGAAGGATGGGACGGGGCATGGTACCGGCGCGCCTATTTCGATGATGGCACACCCTTAGGTTCCGCCGCCAATGCCGAGTGCCGCATCGATTCGATTGCTCAGAGCTGGGGTGTTATTTCCGGTGCCGCGGAAGCCGAACGAGCGCAGCGGGCGATGTTGTCGGTACGGGAATACCTCATTCGCTACGGCGACGACCTGGTGTTGCTATTCACCCCTCCCTTCGACAAAACCGAGCGAGATCCGGGTTATATCAAGAGTTATCCCCCAGGAGTTCGGGAGAACGGTGGTCAGTATACCCACGCGGCGATTTGGTCCGTCATCGCCTATGCCATGCTCGGTGATGGCGACCAGGCGGCGGAACTGATGCGTATGCTAAATCCAATCAACCGAACGGCCACCCGCACCGGCGTTTACGCCTATAAGGTCGAGCCGTATGTGCTGCCGGCGGATATCTATGCCGAGCCTCCCCACGTGCGGCGTGGCGGATGGACCTGGTACACCGGAGCGGCAGGCTGGTTTTACCGTGCCGGATTGGAGTGGATCTTAGGTCTGCAGGTCCGCGCCAACAGATTGGTGTTTGACCCATGCATTCCCAGAGCCTGGCACAATTACAGCATTGTTTATCAGCACGGAAATGCCTCTTATGAAGTCACGATTGAAAACCCGAATGGCGTGGCACGTGGTGTCGCCGCGATAGAGCTGGATGGCGTACGCCAGTTAGACGGTAATAGCATTGCGTTACAGGATGATAGACAACAGCATCGGGTGCGGGTACTACTGGGTTAA
- a CDS encoding Thivi_2564 family membrane protein: MDLISLVVALIVVGVVLWLVNSYIPMEARIKQILNIVVIIAVVLWLLNVFGVLGAVPRELLSVVVALIVVGILLWLVNSYIPMETRIKQILNIVVIIAVVLWLLSAFGVLSGLPRIHVGSP; encoded by the coding sequence ATGGACTTAATTTCACTTGTTGTAGCTCTTATCGTCGTCGGTGTGGTGCTGTGGTTGGTCAACAGTTACATACCGATGGAAGCACGGATTAAACAGATCCTGAACATCGTCGTGATCATTGCGGTGGTGCTATGGCTGTTGAACGTATTTGGTGTCTTGGGCGCCGTTCCGAGAGAGTTGCTTTCGGTAGTGGTGGCGCTGATTGTCGTCGGCATTTTACTGTGGCTGGTTAACAGCTATATACCGATGGAGACTCGGATCAAGCAGATCCTGAATATCGTGGTGATCATCGCGGTGGTTCTGTGGCTGCTGAGCGCATTCGGTGTTTTGAGTGGACTCCCGCGGATCCACGTCGGAAGCCCTTAA
- a CDS encoding lmo0937 family membrane protein, which yields MLETIAIILIIGWVLGLVSSYTLGGFIHILLVIAIIVIVLRVIQGRRPL from the coding sequence ATGTTAGAAACTATAGCGATTATCTTGATTATTGGCTGGGTGCTGGGTTTGGTCTCTTCGTACACACTGGGCGGATTCATTCACATTCTATTGGTTATCGCGATCATCGTGATCGTGCTTCGTGTCATTCAAGGTCGAAGGCCACTGTAG
- the galU gene encoding UTP--glucose-1-phosphate uridylyltransferase GalU, whose protein sequence is MKKVVRKAVFPVAGLGTRFLPATKVSPKEMLPVVDKPLIQYALEEAVAAGIEVMIFIVGRSKGAILDHFDKAYELEAELANRGQAETLTIVQNIVPPHVTCVYIRQAEALGLGHAVACAKAVIGDEPFAVVLADDMIDDEQSGCLAQMMRVFEDQQCSVLCVQTVQPSETGNYGIVAVSTVSDRLSKLDAIVEKPKPDQAPSNLAVIGRYILTPAIFDKLKVVPRGAGGEIQLTDAIAMLLADETVLAYEFEGQRYDCGSKLGYLAATVKQSLKHAELKEPFKKFLQALDLD, encoded by the coding sequence ATGAAAAAAGTCGTCAGGAAGGCCGTGTTTCCCGTCGCCGGCCTGGGCACCCGCTTTTTGCCAGCGACCAAGGTCAGTCCCAAGGAAATGCTGCCGGTAGTGGATAAACCGTTGATTCAATATGCCCTCGAGGAAGCCGTGGCGGCGGGTATCGAAGTAATGATCTTCATCGTCGGACGGAGTAAAGGAGCCATACTGGATCATTTCGATAAGGCTTATGAATTGGAGGCCGAGTTGGCAAATCGCGGCCAGGCGGAAACCCTGACGATCGTTCAGAACATCGTGCCGCCTCATGTGACTTGCGTTTACATTCGACAAGCCGAAGCATTGGGCCTGGGTCATGCTGTGGCCTGCGCAAAAGCCGTGATCGGCGACGAGCCTTTCGCCGTTGTTCTGGCCGACGACATGATAGACGACGAGCAATCGGGTTGTCTGGCTCAAATGATGAGAGTATTCGAAGATCAGCAGTGTTCCGTGCTTTGCGTTCAAACAGTGCAGCCCTCGGAAACCGGAAATTACGGCATTGTCGCCGTTTCTACCGTCAGCGATCGTCTGAGCAAGCTCGATGCGATTGTTGAGAAACCCAAGCCCGACCAAGCGCCTTCGAATTTGGCGGTAATAGGGCGTTACATCTTGACGCCTGCCATTTTCGATAAACTGAAAGTCGTGCCGCGGGGCGCAGGTGGAGAAATTCAGTTGACCGATGCGATCGCCATGCTACTGGCGGATGAGACGGTGCTCGCGTACGAATTCGAAGGTCAGCGCTACGACTGCGGTTCGAAGCTTGGCTATCTGGCCGCTACGGTGAAACAAAGCCTGAAGCATGCCGAACTCAAAGAACCGTTCAAGAAGTTCCTTCAAGCACTCGATCTAGATTAA
- a CDS encoding hemolysin III family protein: protein MESSSFSSYPKRRNSWLGFVVENKAERFNTLSAFSGAMAAVFGVVWLVAFAVRQGDLWKITSFSIFGFTLISVYVLATLYHGSEGRAKAVFSKLDHLSIYLLIAGTYTPFTLVTLRESVGWQVFVAIWGMACFGIILDLTPKNRNRVLRVIICLAMGWLIIVALDPLLRAMPIEGFYCLLLGGLFYTIGVLFYALDEKVSYFHGIWHLFVMAGSFNHYVAVLYYVA, encoded by the coding sequence ATGGAGTCCAGTTCGTTTTCATCGTATCCGAAACGCAGAAATAGCTGGCTTGGTTTCGTGGTCGAGAATAAAGCCGAGCGATTCAATACCCTCAGTGCCTTCTCGGGTGCGATGGCTGCAGTTTTTGGGGTTGTTTGGTTGGTGGCGTTTGCTGTCCGTCAGGGCGATCTCTGGAAGATAACAAGCTTTAGCATTTTTGGGTTTACGCTCATCTCGGTCTACGTTTTAGCAACACTCTATCACGGCTCAGAGGGCCGCGCCAAGGCCGTCTTTTCAAAACTCGACCACCTGTCCATTTATCTTTTGATTGCCGGCACCTACACACCTTTCACCCTGGTTACTCTCCGCGAAAGCGTAGGTTGGCAAGTATTTGTCGCCATCTGGGGAATGGCGTGCTTTGGGATTATTCTTGACTTGACACCGAAGAACCGGAATCGAGTGCTTCGCGTAATTATTTGTCTCGCGATGGGCTGGCTGATTATCGTCGCGCTCGACCCCTTGTTGCGAGCCATGCCCATTGAGGGCTTTTATTGCCTTCTATTGGGTGGTTTGTTCTATACCATTGGCGTGTTGTTTTATGCGCTCGATGAAAAAGTCAGCTATTTTCACGGAATATGGCATCTTTTCGTAATGGCAGGCAGCTTCAATCATTATGTTGCGGTTCTCTACTATGTAGCGTGA